From Zalophus californianus isolate mZalCal1 chromosome 16, mZalCal1.pri.v2, whole genome shotgun sequence, one genomic window encodes:
- the C16H17orf80 gene encoding uncharacterized protein C17orf80 homolog, with protein MEVCPYCKKPFKRLKSHLPYCKMKGSTVPADQKACQSKLATRPHAKKMKGPITDLNNTKERELETESKKRDTNLVKDKPERATKSFPLLAVGLERAGSTKADKDIQNQVQCSIKKLKNTDPKITFQGETKAQFYASEDTTPERELVRYLPPSGESRSNLSETEISLPLGPVEPFSSTQDRKYSSALPSDVQTTSTDLRLNKIDHPRQKLLVNLPDKPIGDYHSSPMNLNYGVERLQTSLSSNERQSEARDHLSEVSSHVRDSAIQEKNMESQLLNFKVSAVDIPVRENQGKGLNLGTEAHGSRGNAEKSVSVKAIPEWASVNGDAKNIRSNDSATEKKGPDEGPSLSLFTPRETACSGPFPVSRSYNESLASLAVRFFPEEKAEACSLNRVPVVKVLTESEGASLQHKSGYGPEVSHPGCQQTFHSILPRASYSPFSQTGIADRQTLSSSLGLEWFPELYPGYLGLGVLPGKPQYWNAMTQKPQLTSPQEERLSKVPLLERSSTALRSLEPPTRLTTSNLSLMRLLGAVQKGWIRCSTTVRSGVGGITMLFTGYFVLWCGWSFRHLKLQRWRK; from the exons ATGGAAGTGTGTCCTTACTGTAAAAAGCCATTTAAACGATTAAAATCCCACTTACCGTACTGTAAGATGAAAGGATCAACTGTACCGGCTGATCAGAAAGCTTGTCAGTCCAAGCTCGCTACACGCCCACACgctaaaaaaatgaaagggcCAATCACAGACTTAAATAACACTAAAGAGAGAGAGTTGGAGACGGAGAGTAAGAAGAGAGATACCAACTTGGTAAAAGACAAACCAGAACGGGCAACAAAGTCTTTTCCACTATTGGCTGTTGGTTTGGAAAGAGCAGGTAGTACAAAGGCAGATAAAGACATCCAGAATCAAGTTCAGTGCTccatcaaaaagttgaaaaatactgACCCAAAGATTACTTTCCAGGGAGAAACGAAGGCTCAGTTTTATGCATCAGAGGACACCACTCCTGAAAGAGAACTTGTCAGATATTTGCCTCCATCAGGGGAAAGTAGAAGTAACCTTTCAGAAACTGAAATATCTTTACCTCTTGGCCCAGTAGAACCTTTTTCATCAACTCAAGATAGAAAATACTCTTCAGCTTTACCCAGTGATGTTCAGACCACTTCTACTGATTTAAGATTGAACAAAATTGATCACCCAAGACAGAAGCTTCTAGTAAATTTACCAGATAAGCCTATTGGTGATTATCACAGTTCTCCCATGAATCTCAATTATGGGGTTGAAAGACTACAAACATCATTGTCAAGCAATGAGAGACAGTCCGAGGCCAGGGACCACCTCTCAGAAGTCTCTTCTCATGTTAGAGACTCTGCGATTCAAGAAAAGAACATGGAATCacaattgttaaattttaaagttaGCGCAGTCGACATCCCAGTCAGGGAGAACCAAGGAAAAGGACTGAACCTTGGAACAGAGGCACACGGGAGCAGAGGAAATGCAGAGAAAAGCGTATCTGTAAAAGCAATCCCGGAATGGGCTTCTGTGAATGGTGATGCAAAGAACATCAGGAGTAATGATTCAGCCACAGAGAAGAAAGGTCCAGATGAAGGTCCCAGTTTAAGTTTGTTCACTCCAAGAGAGACAGCCTGCAGTGGGCCGTTCCCTGTGTCACGGTCGTATAATGAAAGCCTTGCCTCTCTGGCTGTCAGATTCTTTCCAGAAGAGAAGGCAGAAGCCTGCAGCCTTAACCGAGTCCCTGTTGTGAAGGTGTTAACAGAGAGTGAAGGAGCCTCGCTGCAACACAAATCTGGCTATGGGCCCGAAGTGTCACACCCTGGGTGCCAACAGACCTTCCATTCAATCCTGCCTCGCGCCTCTTACAGCCCCTTCAGTCAGACTGGCATTGCTGATAGGCAGACCCTTTCAAGCTCCTTGGGGCTGGAGTGGTTTCCAGAGCTCTATCCTGGTTATCTTGGACTAGGAGTATTGCCAGGGAAGCCCCAGTATTGGAATGCAATGACCCAAAAGCCTCAGCTCACCAGTCCCCAGGAGGAGAGACTCTCAAAAG TTCCTTTGTTGGAAAGAAGCTCGACTGCTCTCAGGAGTTTGGAACCCCCGACCAGACTTACAACCTCCAACTTGTCTCTGATGAGGCTCTTGGGAGCTGTCCAGAAAG gCTGGATCAGGTGCAGCACCACGGTGAGAAGCGGAGTTGGGGGCATCACCATGCTCTTTACGGGGTACTTCGTCCTGTGGTGCGGCTGGAGTTTCAGGCATCTGA AGCTGCAGCGTTGGCGTAAGTGA